In a genomic window of Syntrophales bacterium:
- the jag gene encoding RNA-binding cell elongation regulator Jag/EloR yields the protein MKTLEIEEKTIDQAIEKACKEFNVPREKLKIEIISEGSSGFLGLIGSQKARIKASIMSIDVELDTSFKKTEDTSLDTSVNIPTHERTAGDESNETAAIRAKSILEEILTRMTLDFPVIVEETPEAVTLNIKGAGNGLLIGKKGQTLDAIQYIVNRISNKHGKDRKRIIIDTEEYRKRSEESLVMLAEKLGQKVKKTNKPLTISNLNAHDRRIIHLALQTDKLLVTKSRGEGTLRKIIILPSKSA from the coding sequence ATGAAGACCTTGGAAATAGAAGAAAAAACCATTGATCAGGCCATTGAAAAGGCTTGTAAAGAATTCAACGTACCAAGGGAAAAATTGAAGATAGAAATAATCTCAGAGGGTTCTTCCGGATTCCTCGGTCTCATAGGATCCCAAAAAGCACGTATTAAAGCCAGCATCATGTCAATAGATGTGGAACTGGATACGTCCTTCAAAAAAACAGAAGATACATCCCTCGATACATCCGTCAATATTCCAACCCATGAAAGAACTGCTGGAGACGAATCCAATGAAACTGCGGCAATAAGAGCAAAAAGTATCCTCGAGGAAATATTAACTCGAATGACTTTAGATTTTCCTGTAATTGTCGAAGAAACACCAGAAGCCGTTACTCTCAACATAAAGGGTGCAGGTAATGGACTTCTGATAGGAAAAAAAGGCCAGACTCTTGACGCCATTCAGTATATAGTAAACAGGATATCCAATAAGCATGGAAAAGATAGAAAGAGAATCATAATAGACACCGAAGAGTACAGAAAGAGAAGTGAAGAATCTCTTGTTATGCTGGCTGAAAAGCTGGGACAAAAAGTCAAGAAAACAAATAAGCCCCTTACTATTAGCAACTTGAATGCCCATGACCGGAGAATAATACATTTAGCCCTTCAAACCGATAAGCTTCTGGTCACAAAAAGTCGAGGCGAAGGAACACTCAGAAAGATTATCATACTACCGAGTAAAAGTGCCTAA